The Pirellulimonas nuda genome includes a region encoding these proteins:
- a CDS encoding PilZ domain-containing protein: MPGKETTQAYSEGLLDDLLLVAQAEFKSDRRTEQRYPFFRPASVQVGGHNFSAFTREISVSGVGLLHSMELPLSEVVIQIAGGARQLRLRIERCEPIGEGWYTGGGALLGGNA, from the coding sequence ATGCCCGGCAAAGAAACCACGCAAGCGTATTCGGAAGGGCTGCTCGACGATCTGCTGCTGGTCGCGCAGGCCGAGTTCAAGAGCGACCGCAGAACTGAGCAGCGCTACCCGTTCTTCCGCCCTGCCTCGGTCCAGGTCGGCGGTCACAACTTCTCGGCGTTCACGCGCGAGATCAGCGTTTCGGGGGTCGGGCTGCTGCACAGCATGGAGCTGCCGCTGAGCGAAGTCGTGATCCAGATCGCCGGGGGCGCGCGGCAGCTGCGCCTACGCATTGAACGGTGCGAACCGATCGGAGAAGGCTGGTACACCGGCGGCGGCGCGCTGCTGGGCGGCAACGCCTAG
- a CDS encoding PEP-CTERM sorting domain-containing protein gives MTAAFQSTLGARRPAWVAARQGLSKLLAMLTPVLLTALVASNAEALSPIGPGDFSGNESVVDFGPVTTGAAVDGATIGGVTFGFTVGGIPSSDATIGAGPGNTNNIFVANIEGSSSGVLSMTFPGPQIRVGYGWAIISSPGVTSVELFDAGDVSLGSLDFLGAPDPNFDGGWVGVESGAAFLRAEVTWSPDQGRFAFDNLRFEPVPEPASLVTAAVGLACLAWRRRN, from the coding sequence ATGACCGCTGCATTTCAGTCCACCCTTGGGGCGCGCCGCCCGGCCTGGGTCGCCGCGCGGCAGGGGCTGTCCAAGCTTCTCGCCATGCTGACCCCCGTCTTGTTGACGGCCCTGGTTGCTTCCAACGCCGAGGCCTTGAGCCCGATTGGCCCCGGAGACTTTTCTGGCAACGAATCGGTGGTCGACTTCGGCCCCGTCACCACCGGCGCTGCTGTCGATGGAGCAACGATCGGCGGAGTCACGTTCGGCTTCACCGTTGGCGGCATCCCCAGCAGCGACGCGACCATCGGCGCCGGGCCAGGCAACACGAATAACATCTTCGTCGCCAACATCGAGGGAAGTTCCTCCGGCGTGCTGTCGATGACCTTTCCGGGACCCCAAATCCGTGTGGGCTACGGCTGGGCCATCATCAGCTCCCCCGGCGTCACGAGCGTCGAGCTGTTCGACGCGGGGGATGTTTCTCTAGGGAGCCTCGACTTCCTGGGGGCGCCCGACCCCAACTTCGACGGCGGATGGGTGGGCGTCGAGAGCGGCGCGGCGTTCCTCCGCGCCGAGGTAACGTGGTCCCCCGATCAAGGGCGGTTCGCCTTTGACAACCTGCGGTTCGAGCCGGTCCCGGAACCTGCTTCGCTGGTGACCGCTGCGGTGGGGCTTGCGTGCCTCGCATGGCGACGCCGGAACTAG
- a CDS encoding helix-turn-helix domain-containing protein, protein MTTAQRCDVSIANRREAVLKLLRRVQPAAAIAREVGVSEPTLCRWRDELLAGGEQALSAKAGKHDTRGKRIAELEREIERRDQVIGEYTIADRILKKLSDASL, encoded by the coding sequence ATGACGACGGCGCAACGCTGTGACGTGTCCATTGCCAACCGCCGCGAGGCGGTGCTGAAACTACTCCGAAGAGTACAGCCGGCTGCGGCGATCGCCCGCGAGGTTGGCGTCAGCGAGCCGACGCTGTGCCGCTGGCGGGACGAGTTGCTCGCCGGTGGTGAGCAGGCGCTCTCTGCCAAGGCAGGCAAGCACGACACCCGCGGCAAGCGGATCGCCGAGCTCGAAAGAGAGATCGAACGACGCGATCAGGTGATCGGCGAGTACACGATCGCCGACCGCATTCTAAAAAAGCTCTCGGACGCCTCCCTCTGA
- a CDS encoding DDE-type integrase/transposase/recombinase, translating into MATGNPWYGAKRIAVMRRRGGLAVTDRQAYRVMKVHKLLRQKRTRRAEVYQAAKLFELLRQAPNDRWQMDVTYIHIPGSGWRYAVTVIDYYSRYLLACCLTPSYSGHDVIHGLKLAREEAERIHGPLAKSPNLVTDNGPSFIARRFGAFVKDRFSHMRIQYRTPQQLGLLERFHRTLKEEEVYWQLYENPQHVRECLAVFRERYNTRRPHWSLAPSEGGDVLVPREVYAEGKEIRPPRWQSWAVAAQAKLEEMLTAA; encoded by the coding sequence ATGGCCACCGGAAACCCCTGGTACGGCGCCAAGCGGATCGCCGTGATGCGCCGCCGCGGAGGCCTCGCCGTGACCGACCGCCAAGCGTACCGCGTGATGAAAGTCCACAAGCTACTCAGGCAGAAGCGGACGCGGCGGGCCGAGGTCTACCAGGCGGCGAAGCTCTTCGAGCTGCTGCGGCAGGCTCCCAACGACCGGTGGCAGATGGACGTGACGTACATCCACATCCCGGGCTCTGGCTGGAGGTATGCGGTGACGGTGATCGACTACTACAGCCGCTACCTGCTGGCGTGCTGCCTGACGCCCAGCTACAGCGGGCACGACGTGATTCATGGCCTGAAGCTGGCCCGCGAGGAGGCGGAGCGGATCCACGGCCCACTCGCCAAGAGCCCCAACCTGGTGACCGACAACGGCCCGTCCTTCATCGCCCGGCGGTTCGGCGCGTTCGTAAAGGACCGTTTTTCGCACATGCGGATCCAGTATCGCACTCCGCAACAGCTAGGACTGCTCGAGAGGTTTCACCGGACCTTGAAGGAGGAAGAGGTGTACTGGCAGTTGTACGAGAATCCGCAGCACGTGCGGGAATGCTTGGCTGTGTTCCGCGAGCGTTACAACACGCGGCGACCGCACTGGTCGCTGGCGCCGAGCGAGGGGGGCGACGTGCTGGTTCCCCGCGAGGTGTACGCCGAAGGGAAAGAGATACGCCCCCCCCGTTGGCAGAGTTGGGCCGTGGCGGCCCAGGCGAAGCTGGAGGAGATGTTGACCGCCGCGTAG
- a CDS encoding GNAT family N-acetyltransferase, with the protein MPSIILLPVTPDGKLPELVKEAPVFISEVAAEFAKVHMELDYRPPWIGYVAVAENVCVGVCGFKHPPAKDEGVLRVEIAYCTLPEHEGLGFATAMASELIRLTNQADPTVIVAAQTLREEGASTTILRKLGFELWNEEIHPEDGEVWEWRIP; encoded by the coding sequence ATGCCGAGTATTATTTTGCTACCGGTCACTCCCGATGGAAAACTACCCGAGTTAGTGAAGGAGGCGCCAGTTTTTATTAGCGAGGTCGCAGCTGAATTCGCTAAGGTTCATATGGAGTTAGACTATCGGCCCCCTTGGATAGGCTATGTCGCTGTTGCCGAGAATGTGTGTGTCGGCGTCTGCGGTTTCAAACACCCGCCCGCCAAGGACGAAGGTGTGCTACGGGTCGAGATTGCCTACTGCACACTTCCAGAGCACGAGGGGCTTGGGTTCGCAACCGCGATGGCGAGCGAGCTAATTCGGCTCACGAATCAGGCAGACCCAACGGTCATAGTCGCCGCTCAAACTCTTCGCGAAGAAGGCGCTTCGACGACCATCCTTAGAAAGCTTGGTTTCGAGCTGTGGAACGAAGAAATCCATCCTGAGGACGGTGAAGTATGGGAGTGGCGGATTCCGTGA
- a CDS encoding exopolysaccharide biosynthesis polyprenyl glycosylphosphotransferase yields the protein MPMLVIAAAVKFTSPGPVFFRQKRYGLDGREIRVWKFRSMRVQENGAEVRQATKGDDRITPVGRVLRKTSLDELPQLLNVIEGTMSLVGPRPHATAHNEQYRSRIDGYMLRHKVKPGITGLAQVRGYRGETDTLDKMQGRVYFDHQYIRNWSIWMDLRILFETISVVFKQENAY from the coding sequence CTGCCGATGCTCGTGATCGCCGCGGCCGTCAAGTTCACCAGCCCCGGGCCGGTCTTCTTCCGCCAGAAGCGCTACGGGCTCGATGGCCGCGAGATCCGCGTGTGGAAGTTCCGCTCGATGCGGGTGCAGGAGAACGGCGCCGAGGTCCGCCAGGCCACCAAGGGAGACGACCGCATCACCCCCGTGGGCCGGGTGCTGCGGAAGACCTCGCTGGACGAGCTGCCGCAGCTTTTGAACGTGATCGAGGGGACGATGAGCCTGGTGGGCCCTCGGCCCCACGCCACGGCCCACAACGAGCAGTACCGCTCGCGGATCGACGGCTACATGCTCCGCCACAAGGTGAAGCCGGGAATCACGGGGCTGGCCCAGGTGCGGGGCTACCGTGGCGAGACCGACACGCTCGACAAGATGCAGGGCCGCGTCTACTTCGACCACCAGTACATCCGCAACTGGTCGATCTGGATGGACCTGCGGATCTTGTTCGAGACCATTTCGGTCGTCTTCAAGCAGGAGAACGCCTACTAA
- a CDS encoding PEP-CTERM sorting domain-containing protein (PEP-CTERM proteins occur, often in large numbers, in the proteomes of bacteria that also encode an exosortase, a predicted intramembrane cysteine proteinase. The presence of a PEP-CTERM domain at a protein's C-terminus predicts cleavage within the sorting domain, followed by covalent anchoring to some some component of the (usually Gram-negative) cell surface. Many PEP-CTERM proteins exhibit an unusual sequence composition that includes large numbers of potential glycosylation sites. Expression of one such protein has been shown restore the ability of a bacterium to form floc, a type of biofilm.) translates to MKSTTVRLAPFVAALSLALSVVASGSTALAAVTVVTATSTGGNLTGRTLIDARMNPPIDTAPAYLPNNSDVRFVGEAGSTGTTAMPGTRMDRNSVFSFALPTLPVGQLITGVEFDITVSQVSRPDEMGRMVASLMGGVPVASDFLNSGIDPGPGNSLVGIYDSGLSGLGNSQVPANPDIVFSLSGAALTQFAGFYAGATPNRPDVYFRLSSEKAVDILSGNARYLLAFNDLDLDTLDTELRIYTTSVPEPASVVLLLAGAVGMLLVSRHLTGSPSALRRS, encoded by the coding sequence ATGAAAAGCACCACCGTTCGATTGGCGCCATTCGTCGCTGCGCTAAGCTTGGCGTTGTCCGTAGTGGCTAGCGGCTCCACCGCCTTGGCAGCGGTGACCGTGGTCACCGCAACCTCGACTGGGGGCAATCTCACCGGCCGGACACTGATCGATGCTCGGATGAATCCGCCGATCGACACGGCTCCCGCCTACCTTCCGAATAATTCAGATGTTCGTTTCGTTGGTGAAGCAGGGTCCACTGGGACCACGGCGATGCCGGGAACGCGGATGGATCGGAATTCGGTGTTCTCGTTTGCGTTGCCAACTCTGCCCGTTGGCCAGCTCATCACGGGCGTCGAGTTCGACATCACAGTGTCGCAAGTCAGTCGCCCCGACGAGATGGGAAGGATGGTTGCCTCGCTGATGGGAGGCGTGCCGGTCGCCAGCGACTTTCTCAATTCCGGGATTGATCCGGGACCGGGGAACTCACTTGTTGGCATCTACGATTCGGGTCTATCGGGTCTGGGCAACAGTCAGGTCCCAGCCAATCCCGACATTGTCTTTTCACTCTCGGGGGCTGCCTTGACGCAGTTCGCCGGATTCTACGCCGGTGCGACGCCAAATCGGCCGGACGTTTATTTTCGCCTGAGCTCAGAGAAGGCAGTCGATATCCTGAGCGGCAATGCTCGTTACCTTCTGGCGTTCAACGACCTCGACCTCGACACCTTGGACACCGAGCTACGCATCTACACAACCTCGGTGCCAGAGCCCGCTTCGGTTGTCCTCTTATTGGCCGGAGCCGTGGGCATGCTGCTGGTCAGTCGCCATTTGACAGGTTCACCCTCTGCGTTGCGGCGTTCCTGA
- a CDS encoding ATP-binding protein: MLALDELGYVPASKVGAEPLFDQIGQAHERQSLVVTTSLPFENWTEVVGSERLTGAALDRLTHRCVVLGQIGESYRLQDARRRRRKTDQGDAKPSV; encoded by the coding sequence GTGCTTGCGCTCGACGAGCTCGGCTACGTCCCGGCCAGCAAGGTGGGCGCCGAGCCGCTGTTCGACCAGATCGGCCAAGCCCACGAGCGGCAAAGCCTGGTGGTCACCACCAGCCTGCCGTTCGAAAACTGGACCGAAGTCGTGGGGAGCGAGCGGCTCACCGGCGCGGCGCTCGACCGGCTGACCCACCGCTGCGTGGTCCTCGGGCAGATTGGCGAGAGCTACCGCCTTCAAGACGCAAGACGGAGGCGCCGAAAGACAGACCAAGGAGACGCCAAGCCGTCCGTTTGA